The Synechococcus sp. RS9916 DNA segment TTTGGATGTATTCCGTGCCGTAGGCCAGGGCTTCCGGCAGCGGTTGGAGATGCCGATCGAGAATGCTTGCGGTGGAGAAATACACCACTTGCTGCAGCTTGTTGGGGTCGAGCAAGTTGAGCATTTGCTTCACGGCCACCACATTCACCTGTTGCGCCCGTTCAGGGTCCCCCCAGGCGGTGGCGGTGTGGATGACCCGATTCACCGTGGCCAGTTCGGAGGCAAAACGATTGCTTTCGCGTAGATCGCCCACCAAGAGATGCACGCGCGGATGATCTGCAGCGATGGCCGTGAGTTTGCTGGGATCCCTTAGCCAGAGCAGGAGCTCTGCATCGGAATTCTTCAGCAACCAGGATGCGGTGTATTGACCAACGCAGCCGCTGGCACCGGTGATCAGGATCCGAGCGGGTGAGTTGGTCAAGGGTTAGGCCGGTGAGATTGGAGCTCAGGCGAGGGCGCCGAGGCGATCCATCACGCTCTTGCCAGAGCGGAAGAAGGCTGCACCATTCTCCTCCGGGGTGCCGGGCAGGATGCCGTGGCCCAGGTTGAGGATGTGCTTGCGGCCGCGGGCCTTGCGCACACAATCATCGATGCGGGCTTCGATCGCTTCGGGGGAACCGAACAGAAGGCCGGGATCCACATTGCCCTGAACACCGATGTGCTCGGGCAAGCGAGCCAGAGCCTCAGCCATGTCCACGGTCCAGTCGAGGGAGACGATGTCGACCCCGGTCGTGGCCATGCGCTCGATCACCCCGGCACTGCCGGAGATGTAGAGGATGAAAGGAGTGTCGGGATGGGTCTGCTTGACCAGATCCACCACCTTCTTCTGATAAGGCGCTGCGAAGGTGTCGTAGTCCGCAGGGCTGAGCTGGCCGGCCCAGGAGTCGAACATCTGCACCACCTGGGCACCGGAATCAATCTGGTAACGCAGGTAGTTGGCGATCGACTCGGCGAAGTGATCGAGCAGCTTGTGCAGGATGTCTGGTTCGCGGAAGGCCATGGCCTTGATCACCGCGTAGTTCTTGCTGCTCTTGCCTTCAACGACGTAGGCGGCCAGGGTCCAGGGAGCACCCACGAAGCCCAGAACGGCAGCCTCATTGCCGACGCTCTGGCGCAGACGACCCAGCACTTCACCCACGAAGGGCATGGATTCGGCGGGGTTCAGAGGACGCAGAGCATCCACCTGGGCCATGCTGCGGATCGGATCACCAATCTGGGGACCCTTGCTCTCGATGATGTCGAAATCGATCCCCATGCCGGGGAGGGGAGTGAGGATGTCGGAGAACAGGATCACGCCATCGGGCTTGAAGGCGTTGAAAGGCTGCATCGAGATCTCATAGGAGAGATCAGGGTTCTCCGAGCGCTCGCGGAAGCTGGGGTACTTGTCGCGCAGGTCCCGGTAGATCTTCATGTACCGGCCGGCCTGGCGCATCATCCACACCGGGGGACGCTCGACAGCCTCTCCGCGGGCAGCACGCAGCAGCAGGGGCAGGGAGTCGCTCATCAGGAAGTGGAGATCAAGTCGGCAACCTAACTGAGAGAACCAGGCGCTTAGACCGATCTCCCCCTGAAGGCAACGGCTTCTTCACAAGCCTTGGTCTCAACCGCTGCTCTCTGCTCCCTTGGCCTCGAGGCTGCGCTTGGGGTCGTGTTTGAACACCATCACGCTCAGGGGAGGCAGGCAGAGATCAAGCGAGTTGTCATAGCCATGGATCCCCCACTCCTCGGAGTGCTTGCCGCCCATGTTGCCCAGGTTGCTGCCGCCATAACGGGCGGCATCGGTGTTGAACAACTCCGCATAGAAACCAGCCAGGGGGACGCCAACGCGGTAATGGGAGTGGCTTTGGGGGGTGAAGTTGGCCACCACCACGAGCCAGGTGCCACTGGTGCTCTCACGGCGCATGAAGCTGATCACCGAGTGGCGGTTGTCATTGCAGTCGATCCACTGGAAACCGTACTGATCAAAGTCATCGCGCCAGAGGGCTGGTTCTGCTTTGTAGAGGACGTTGAGGTCGTCCACCAGGCGCTGGACCCCTTGGTGAGGGTCGTATTGGAGGAGGTCCCATTGCAGATCTCCCCACACATTCCATTCGGCCCGTTGACCGAATTCCATCCCCATAAAGATCGTCTTCTTGCCGGGATGGGTCCACATGTAGGCGAGTAGAGCCCGGGTGTTGGCGTATTTCTGCCAATCGTCTCCCGGCATCTTGTGCAGCAGATGGCTCTTGCCGTGCACCACTTCATCGTGGCTCAAGGCCAGCATGAAGTTCTCGGTGTAGGTGTACCAGATCGAAAAGGTGATGTTGTTTTGGTGGAACTGGCGGAACCAGGGATCCAGCTCGAAGTAATCGAGCATGTCGTGCATCCAGCCCATGTTCCATTTGAGGTTGAACCCGAGTCCTCCGATGTCGGTGGGCTGGGTCACCATCGGCCAGGTGGTGGATTCCTCCGCGATCGAGAGTGCACCGGGGTAGTGCTGGAACAGCACGTGGTTGGCCTGTTGGAGGAAGCGAACCGCTTCGGTGTTTTCCCGGCCGCCGTGTTCATTCGGAAGCCATTCACCGTCGGGACGCAGGTAATCGCGGTACAGCATTGATGCCACCGCATCCACTCGGATTCCGTCGATGTGGAACTGTTCGAACCAGAAGATGAGGTTTGCCACAAGGAAGTTGCGCACTTCGTTGCGGCTGTAGTTGAAGATCAGCGTTCCCCACTCCTTGTGCTCGCCGATGCGGGGGTCGGCATGTTCGTAGAGGTGGGTGCCATCGAAGAAGGCCAGGCCATGGCTGTCCTTCGGGAAGTGGCCTGGAACCCAGTCGATGATCACGCCGATTCCTTCGGCATGGCATCGATCCACAAAAGCGCGGAATTCATCCGGGCTGCCGAAACGGCTGGTGGGGGCGTACCAGCCCGTCACTTGATAGCCCCACGACCCATCGAACGGATGTTCCGTGATCGGCATCAGTTCGATATGCGTGAATCCGCGGGCTTTCACGTAGGGGATCACCCGATCAGCCAGCTCGGAGTAGGTGAGGAGTCGGGCCCCGGGTTTGAGATCGGCGGCCGGAACAGGAGCACGGGGGGTGCCATCGGCTTCGATGAACGGTTGATCCGCTGCGGCATGGATCCAGCTGCCCAGATGCATCTCGTAGACGGAGATGGGCTGATCGAGCGCGTTGCGGCTGTCGCGCGCTGTCATCCAGGAGCGATCGCTCCACTGGAAGGTGTCGAGTCTGGACACCAAGGAACTGGTGTCGGGACGCACTTCGTGGCGGAAACCGTAGGGGTCGGCTTTCTGGTAGCAGTGCCCCTCTTGGGTGCGGATTTCGTATTTGTAAAGCGCTCCTTCCTGGATCCCAGGAATGAACAGTTCCCAGATGCCGCCCGTGCGTTGCTGCATGGGGTGATGGCGGCCATCCCAGGAGTTGAGATCCCCGATCACACTGACGCTGCGAGCGTGGGGAGCCCAAAGGCAGAACATCACACCCTCAACACCGGCAATGGTGGTGAGATGGGCGCCCATCTTGCGCCAGATGTGGTGATGGTTGCCCTGGGAGAAGAGATGGCGATCCATTTCGCCCATCCATTCATCCCGGAAGGCCCAGGGATCGTTTTGCTCGTGGTGGATGCCCCCACGGCTGACCTGAAGGCGGTAACTCTGACCCGGGTCTTGGGTGAGCTGAGCCTCAAACACCCAGGGGTGATTCGGCGTCTGGGTGCCGATCACCTCCCCATTGACAACGAGGTCGACCCGGTCGGCCTCTGGCATCCAAGCTCGGACGGTCCAGCCCGTGTCAGAGGGCTGGGGTCCAAGAATCGCAAAAGGATGGTCGTGGCGACATTCGGCCAGACGCCGACCATCCTCAATCATCCAGTCGAGGACTGCAGCAACCATGACCCAACGGCAGTATTGGGCGGGAGCTTAAGCGGAAAAACCCAGCTTCCCGCTGTCCATCTCGACCAATTAGGCGATCAGACCAGATCGGCGGAGAAATCCACGTTGATGATCCGTCCATCGCGGTTGAAGATCACGAACAGGTTGTCGGTCACCTTGCCGAATTGGATGGTCACCAGCACGAGTTGCTGATCGCCTCCCTGGCTTGCCACCAGTGCGCTTTTGATCTCCTTCACCCCACCAAGGGTGCGGGCGAGTTTGCTCCACTTGCGCTTGAGGTCCTGGGGACCAATCTCCTTCTGAAAGTCGAGGTCGAGGTAATACCGAGCCGCCACCCAGCGTTCGGCATCGAGATCTTTCACGAAATTGATCGCGCTCTGCTCGATCGGCAGGGTCTTGCCAATCCATTTCCACGCCACCAACTTGCCTGTGTCATCGAGCACCAGCAGCAGCGGGGCCTCTTGTTTGCCGCCATTGAGCAGGGCGACAGCTTCCACGGTGGTGTCGTCGATCCCGCGGGAGATGCTGTTGATCCGATATCCGTTCAGCTTCGGCCCACGGTTTAAGCGGTCTTGAACTGCTGCTTCGCTGCTGGTGCTGCGCAAGGGGGCCGAGAGACCGGCATAAAGACCAGCTGCATCCTTGGCTTGTAGGGCATCAAGGAGTTGTTGGGCTGCTTTGGTGGCCTGAGCTGCTGTGAGCGTGGTGCTCGGAGCAACGGCGGCCTGCGCCACGGTCATTGGTCTTGCGTCCACCTGCTCGAGGTTTGTGGCCTGGCTTTTTGCCGACGGCATCACGGAGGCGATCGGACCGCAGAGCGCGAGGGCAAGAACGCAGGCAGTGGTGTTCACAGCGTGAAGGCGACGCAGAGTTGGCGTCAGTTTGCCGGAGGTTCAGCGTTCCGGCTGATCGATCAGGGGAACAATCGTTAATTCGGCTGCTGAAAGCCACAGATTGATGCTGATCACGCGGCAATCCAGACTCGGTGGGCCGCAGGTGGCTGAACCCGTGCCAGGATTCACGGCAATGGCGGGCCAGCAGGCTCCTGCAATCGAAAGCCGCAGCCGGTCCCCGGGCTGAAGACAGGCTTCTAGCCCTTGAAGCTCGATGGCATAGGTCGTCTCGGCCAAGGCCTGCTCGCCGATGACACGCGCCACACCGGTGCTGATTTGGCGGCTTTCTGCGCTTCCTGCGGGACAGACAGCCAGAGCAACGCAGAGGTCGAAACCGGGTTGATCAGCAGAGGCCGGTAGGGAGAGAACAGGGCGTCCTCGCACTTGCAGGGGTTGCTTCAGGGGGGCTGAGGTGAAGGTCGCCACATCAGTCCGCGCGTCAACAGATGCTCGATCACAAGGGCCGGGATGGGGGCTGAGATGGCCACCGATGGCGGGCGTGGCTCTCCAGGGGTCATGAACGATCACCACGGCGTCAGTATCAGCCTGTGCAGCAGACGCTCCTTCCGATGTGGTCGCGATCAGGCGACCGTTGCTCATGTCGTGGCATGCCAGTGAGCTGCCGCTGAGGCGCCAGCTTCCGCCGCTGGCATCCCCCACCCCGATGGCATTCCAGCGATGGGTGCATTGGTCCCAGACACGCATGGTTCTGGAATCGGGTTGCTCTGATGCCTGCTCGGCGTTGAGAGGCGCATCGCAGAGATGGCGCCGAAAAAAGTCCAGGTGCAGCTGCTGGGCTTCCGGCCACCACTGCAGATGGGTGGCGGGGCCGATGTGCAGTTCAGGATCCCCACCTGCAGCCAGGCTGCGCTGGTGCAGATCCAGCACGCCACGCAGGTGGGGATCCCACCAGCCACCGATCAGCAGCATCGGTTGCTGCATCAACGCGTCCGGTGGTTGATGCCTGATCCAGGCGTTGGTCTCGGCTGGGGATTGCCCCAGCCATCGACAGGCCATGCCGCCAGGGTCATATCTGCGAAGAAGCGCCAGGCCGTCGCGGTAGTAGCGGTTGTCCTCCAGGCAGCGGCGGATGTCCTCCCAGGCCTGCTCGTCACCTTTGCGTTGGCTTTGCAATGCCGCCAGCTGCAAGCCCCATCCCAACCCGAGGTGCCACCAGTGGGCTCCGCCTTCGCAGCTCCAGTGGTCACGTTCATCCAGACCCGTCATCGCGGGAGCAAGACAATCGGGGAGCGTGCTGCCCGTTTGGGCAAGCAACTGCGTGAAGCCCTGATACGAGAAGCCGTAAACACCAATGCGGCCGTTGCATTCCGGCAGGCCGCGAACCCAGTTCAAGGTGGCATCGGTGTCGGCGGCTTCCTGACTGAATCCGTTGAACTGGCCGCCGGACCCCCCCTGACCGCGCACGTCCTGCACCACCACCACAAACCCCTGTTCAGCCCACCAGCGGGGGTGGGCATAGGTGACGGTGGAGGCGATGGCGCGCCCGTAGGGCTGACGCATCAGTAATGCAGGCCAGGGGCCGCTCTGCTGCTTTGGCGTCCAGATGCGGGATTTCAGCTCGACGCCGTCCGGGAGGATCAGGCTGAGATCACGGTGATCGTTGCTCGAAGGGGCTGAATCTCCGTTGAGCGGATCAGCTGACATCCGTGCAATGAAGGCCAATCACGTAGGTGGCCAGAATTTCGGAGTCTTTTTGACTCAGTCCTCGCTGCCTCGCCAGGGTGCGAATGGACGCTTCAGACAGGGCTGATTGCCCTTCTGCGTTCAGCTGGCGGAATGTTCTGCACATCGCCCTGGCTTGACCAGGGTTGTTTTTGACCCCCTCCAAAAGAGACGAGGACGACTGGGCCCGAACCGATGTCGACGCTGCGATCAGGCCGACCATCGGCAGCAACAAGATCAGATTTCGCATGCTCCCTCCAGGTTCATCTCATGTCATTTGAGGTCGGCGATCGAGGTGATGGCAGCAGCGAAGGGTCAGTTCCTCGGTTGCCATGCCTGGGCGGCAAGGATCCAGCGCCTGGCCACAGCGAGGTCGACAACAGCTGGTCTGCCGCTGCGCAGTTGCCGTTCCAGCCGTCCTGTGCGGGTGACAACGTCCTGGGGCGACGAGGCTGCGAGGGCCGAAACGGTGGCAATCCCGGCATGCATCAACAGGGCTGCGTCCGACGGCGCGAGCTCCAGGTGGCAGACAAGAGCCGCCATGCCTCGTAAACGTTTGAAATTGCGCGCACTGGCCCGTCCGCTGCGCGACAGCTGGCTCAGCTGGTGGTCACTCAGGGTCAACAATGCGCCCCAAGTGGCGATTCCAGCGGCCTCAAGGGCCTGCTGTTCATCCCGGAAACTCTGGGGTAAATCCCGCAGCGGCGCAGCGCTGCTCATCCCTCCAGGCCGGTTGGAACGCTCGCGTTGTTGACCTCTGTCTGGCCCAAAATGACGGGTTCGCTGACCCCTTCGCCGGCCGAGCGCAGCTGACGGAGACGGATCGTGACCACCTGGCTGCTACGGCCGCCGGAGCGCAGGTTGCCTGCCAGTTGCTCCAAGGTCGGGGTGATCGCTGCGTCGTCCATCCCAGCTGGTGCCTGGGCGATCACCAGGTCATTGCCGTTGTCAAACACCACCGGAGCGCGGACAGCTCCCTCAATCACGACGGGCGGTGTGTAGCTGACGGTGAAGGCCCAGCTGCTCACCGCCAGCAGCAGGGTGAAGCTGGTTACGCCCACCAAGCGGAAGCGCAGCCCCCAGCGTGCGGCGAAGGCGATGACCGTGAGAACGGCGAAGCCAAGTCCGCTCCATGCCAGCCATCCTGCGGAACTTTGAACGAGCTGGGGCAGATTCATGGGTTGGTGATTCGCGGAAGTGCTCCTTATATTGCGCTGACCTCAGCCAGGACTGACGCGGCCGATGGGCAGTGGGTCATCACCAAAGACCCTCCCACGGCGGCTTTTGGGAGGTGGCATTGCAGTTGCCCTTGTTGGTGGTGGGGCCTGGTTCGCGCTTGATCGTCTGGCTGCGTCGCTGCTGGATCAGATGCGTCCGCAGCTTGAACAGCAGCTCTCCAAGCCACTGGGCCATCCCCTGCGGATCGGTGAGTTCCGGGGACTGCGCTTTTGGGGCATTGCGCTGGGTCCGACCACAGTGGACTCTGGCCCCAGTGATGCCTCCACTGCATCCGTGCAGTCCGTCGGGATTGCCTTTGATCCCCTCGCCAGCCTGCAGCGTTGGAAGCCGGTCGCTGTTGTGCGACTTCAAGGGGCGCGGCTGAACCTGCGTCGTAATGCACAGGGGGCGTATTGGGTCCCAGGGAGTAGTGGCGATGAGCCCCCTCCGAAGTTGGATCTGACGATTCAGTTGATCGATCCTGCCCAGGTTCGGATTGAACCAGCTGATCTCCAATTCAGTGTGGCCGGTCAGGGGGCAGTTCAGCTCGATCAGTCCTGGGGCGATGGGGCCTTTCAAGTTGTGTTCCCAGAGCAGGGCCGGCTCGGATTGCGTCTGAAAGGGGGCTGGCGCAAGCCCGAGGTGGATGTCCAGGCGAAGATCGAGAAGCTGCGGTTGCGATCGTTTCAGGGGCTGATTCCGACAGCCAATGCGGTGTCTCTCGACGGTCAGCTCGGCGGCGATCTGCGGTTGGGCTGGAGGTCGGGTCAGATCAGCTGTGGCGGTGGCCTTTCCCTGGTCAATTTCTCGCTCCAAACGGACGGAGCGCAGGGTTCCCTGCGTAGCCCTCAGTTGCAGATGAGTTGCAAAAGCGATCGTCTGCAGATCGTGCCCAGTGCCTGGAGTTATGGCTCCTATCGGGCCACCCTCGCTGGAGATGTTGCGCTCAACCGCAGGTTTGATCTGCGCTTCAAACTGCACGAACCTGGCAAAGAGCGAGAGCTTCGGGCTTCTCTCCAAGGGCCCTGGCGCGAACCGCGCCTTGCAGTGGATGGCCGTTGGCGTTTGCCGGATGGCGTGCCCGTTGAGGCTCCTGTCCAACTCCGGTTGCTGCTCACTGGTGATTGGCGGGACCCGCAGGCGGTGCGTGCCCAACTCGATCAACTGGATCTCAAGGCTCCTGGTTTGTCGATCCAGGCAAAGGGAGCGGTGTATCCAGAGCTCGCGGTCAATACCGAGCGACTCGAGCTAGCAGGCCCTGCCTGGAGCGGCCTGCCCCTGGTGCCGGACCTGCTCGGAGCGCGCACACCGGTGCGAGGCAGCCTCCAGCTGCGGGGCGCGCCCCGCAGCCCAGACGTCACCCTCGTGCTGTTACAACAGGCCAACCCGTTACTCCAGGACTGGTCATTGAAGGCCGATTGGAGTGCCGCGGAGGGAATCGCCCGGCTCCGGCGCTTTCGCAGTGCAGAGCTGGAGGCCAAGGCGTCCTTGCCTTTGCGCTGGAATGACGGTCGCGCGCAAACCGGTGATCTGGACGCCGCTTTGGATCTGCGGGCTTTCCCCTTGGCGCGACTTGGTCCGATTGTGGGCACCACCATGGGTGGTCGCCTCTCCGCTTCAGGTGCCCTGACGGGGCCACTGGATGCCCTGCAACCAAATCTGGATTTGCAGTTGTCGAACCCCCGTGCCGGCACCTTGCGGTTGCTGGAGACCTGGAGTGGTCGGTTTGAGGGGCTCGCCGGCGGTGGCGGTCAACTGGGCATGGCGTCTGGAAACGGGCCGATCGGTGGTTCGTTGCAGGCCAGCCTTGGACGCAATTGGCTTCCTACGGCTGTCACCCTCCGGCGCCAGCGCGGCGAATTGACACTGGCGGGTTCCCCGGCGTCGTACCGCTGGCGCGCCCAGGGGCTGCCTTTGGATGGCTTGGAATTGGCGCTGCCCCCGAAAGGGCGCTTTGAAGGTCTCTACGGACGTCTCTCCGGAGAGGGCACTCTTGGGCTGCAGCCCCTGGAGATGGCGGGGGCCATCACCCTGGATCAACCCGGTTTGCTGGGCCTTCAGTTGCGCCAAGCCCGTTTGGAGGGCACGTACCGCAATCGCGGTTACCAGCTGACTGGGGAATTGCTTCCACCGGAAACGGGTCAGGTGTTGCTTGAGGCGAAGGGTCTTGTAGGCGGTGGCCTCGAGGCCGATCTGGATGCCCAGGGGCTCAGTGCACGTTGGTTGACTCGCGGGCTGATGAGCCTCTCCGAACTCAACCGCGATAGCCCGGATGCGAATGGCCATGCAGCCGATCTCGGAACGCTGCTGGTGGACACCTTTGGAGGGGCGATCGATGGCCAACTGAAGGCGCTGCGCCAACTCCAGGCTGAGCTCGCTGCAAGGGATGACCACGATCACGCTCGTGCTGCTTTCCACCCTGAAGATTTGCGCGGTCAGATGGATGCGCAGATCAAGGTCAGCGGTCCTTCCCTTGCCGATCTCAATATTGACCTCAAGGCGCGCGGACACCTGTGGGTCGAAGGCGAAGACGTTGACCACGCGTTGCAGATCGAACCGTTTGTGGCCACGCTCAGCGGCCCGTTACGTGATGGTCAGGGTGAGTTTTCCCTCAAGCATCTGCCTTTCACGCTGTTGGCACTCGTGGTGCCGGTTCCGCCTGCGCTGCAGGGCGGGCTTGGGCTGTCAGGCACCTATCGGCTTGGCCAGCCCAGTGGCCCTGAATTGACCACTGAACTGGTGCTTGAGGACGCCAGTGTCGGCTCCCATCGTCTCAGCCTTGAGAAGGGACAGATCACCCTGTCGGGGAAAGGCTTGCAGTTGGATCTGGCCTTGAAGGATGAGGCTGCCGAGCAGCCGATTGTGCTCACGGGTCAGGTGCCTCTGGATCCGTCCGGTGCCCTGGATGTGCGGGTGGTCACCCAAGGGGATGGCCTGCGCTTTCTCACGGGATTTACGGATGACCGTGTGGCTTGGAGCGCGGGGGACGCCCGATTGCGGTTGATCTTGAGTGGCACCCTTCAAGCGCCCGAGGCCAATGGCTTCCTGGTGGTGGAGAAGGGTGGTTTCGCGATTGAGAGCCAGGAGATCAGTGATCTCAACACCTCTGTGGTGTTTGATTTCAATCGCCTTGAAGTGCAGTCGCTGCAGGCCCGAGTCGGCAAAAAGGGACGCTTGCAGGGCCAAGGGGGGCTTGGGCTGTTCCGTCCCACCCAGGAAGCTGAGCCGCTCACGCTTGACCTCAAACAGAGCCGCATCACCTTGCCGATGGCCGATGTCGCCCTCAGCGCCGACCTCACCGTCGGCGGGGCCCTGGTGCGTCCACGCTTGGCCGGAAACGTTGTCATCAGCGACGGCAAGATTCGTCCGGCGCCTGCTTTGTTTGCCCGCCGCAAGGGCAACACATCCGGCACTGCCACGACGACGTCGACCGAGCCTGTGTCGTTCAACACGCTGCTGGAAGAACAATGGGATTTCGAACAACCGCTGGTCCTGTTGGGACCTGAGGTTGAAGCCGACACCAGCCGTTCGCTGAAGGCGGCAATCCCCCAGGTCCCGGCGCTTGGGTTTGACAATTTGCGGGTGACCTTTGGCCCGAAGCTCGCGGTCACGGTCGCGCCAATCGCGGCGTTCACCACCCAGGGCCAGTTGACCCTGAATGGAGCCCTGGACCCCAGCCTCCGGCTTCAGGGTGTGGTGCGGATGTTGACAGGGCGGATCTCCTTCTTCACCACCACATTCCAGCTGGATCCTCGTATTGCCAATGTGGCGGTGTTCACCCCTTCCATGGGCTTGATTCCTTATGTCGACGTGGCGATGGTCAGTCGCGTGTCCGACAGCGTCAGCCTCGGGAGCTCAAGCAACGCAGTGTCGAGCAATGTGTTTGACAGCAACGGCACGGGCTCGTTCGGTGCCGCCGGTCAGCTGCGTCTGGTGAAGGTGATGGTCGAGGCGTCTGGGCCCGCCGACCGTTTGGCCGACAACTTTGATCTTCGGAGCTCGCCTCCGATGCCGCCTGCACAGTTGAAGGCGCTGATCGGTGGTAACTCTCTGGCAGGACTCTCGAATTCGGGTGGCGGAACGGCCTTGGCTGCCGTGCTGGGCCAGTCGCTGCTCACTCCCGTAATCGGAACGCTGACCGATGCCTTCAGTCAGCGGCTGCAATTCGCCCTCTATCCCACCTACGTCAGTCCGGAGATTCAGGATGAGAAGGAGCGTGTTTCTGGTCGGGTGCCGCCGCAGTTGGCCCTGGTGACAGAGCTCGGAGTTGATGTCAGTGAGCGATTCAATTTCTCTGTGTTGGCTGCACCCAATCGCAACGACATTCCGCCTCAGGGAACGCTGTCGTATCAGATCGACAACAACCTCAGTCTTTCGGGGTCGGTCGATAATCAAGGCACCTGGCAAAGCCAGTTCCAGGTGTTTTTCCGCTTCTGACCATGCTTTCAGCGGATCAGGTGATCGGAGTCGACCTCGGCGGGACGGCGATCAAGCTGGCTCGCTTTGATCGTCAGGGTGAGCTCCTGGCGGAGGACCAGATCCCGACGCCTCAGCCGGCGATGCCCGGTGCCGTCTGCATGGCGATCTGCGAAGCGATCGAGCGGCTCGACCCTGCTCGTGAGGCAGCGGTGGTGGGGATCGGTCTGCCTGGGCCGATGGATGCGGCGGCTCGC contains these protein-coding regions:
- a CDS encoding DUF3887 domain-containing protein, producing the protein MNTTACVLALALCGPIASVMPSAKSQATNLEQVDARPMTVAQAAVAPSTTLTAAQATKAAQQLLDALQAKDAAGLYAGLSAPLRSTSSEAAVQDRLNRGPKLNGYRINSISRGIDDTTVEAVALLNGGKQEAPLLLVLDDTGKLVAWKWIGKTLPIEQSAINFVKDLDAERWVAARYYLDLDFQKEIGPQDLKRKWSKLARTLGGVKEIKSALVASQGGDQQLVLVTIQFGKVTDNLFVIFNRDGRIINVDFSADLV
- the hemE gene encoding uroporphyrinogen decarboxylase; translation: MSDSLPLLLRAARGEAVERPPVWMMRQAGRYMKIYRDLRDKYPSFRERSENPDLSYEISMQPFNAFKPDGVILFSDILTPLPGMGIDFDIIESKGPQIGDPIRSMAQVDALRPLNPAESMPFVGEVLGRLRQSVGNEAAVLGFVGAPWTLAAYVVEGKSSKNYAVIKAMAFREPDILHKLLDHFAESIANYLRYQIDSGAQVVQMFDSWAGQLSPADYDTFAAPYQKKVVDLVKQTHPDTPFILYISGSAGVIERMATTGVDIVSLDWTVDMAEALARLPEHIGVQGNVDPGLLFGSPEAIEARIDDCVRKARGRKHILNLGHGILPGTPEENGAAFFRSGKSVMDRLGALA
- a CDS encoding Ycf51 family protein, with amino-acid sequence MNLPQLVQSSAGWLAWSGLGFAVLTVIAFAARWGLRFRLVGVTSFTLLLAVSSWAFTVSYTPPVVIEGAVRAPVVFDNGNDLVIAQAPAGMDDAAITPTLEQLAGNLRSGGRSSQVVTIRLRQLRSAGEGVSEPVILGQTEVNNASVPTGLEG
- a CDS encoding CocE/NonD family hydrolase, with amino-acid sequence MSADPLNGDSAPSSNDHRDLSLILPDGVELKSRIWTPKQQSGPWPALLMRQPYGRAIASTVTYAHPRWWAEQGFVVVVQDVRGQGGSGGQFNGFSQEAADTDATLNWVRGLPECNGRIGVYGFSYQGFTQLLAQTGSTLPDCLAPAMTGLDERDHWSCEGGAHWWHLGLGWGLQLAALQSQRKGDEQAWEDIRRCLEDNRYYRDGLALLRRYDPGGMACRWLGQSPAETNAWIRHQPPDALMQQPMLLIGGWWDPHLRGVLDLHQRSLAAGGDPELHIGPATHLQWWPEAQQLHLDFFRRHLCDAPLNAEQASEQPDSRTMRVWDQCTHRWNAIGVGDASGGSWRLSGSSLACHDMSNGRLIATTSEGASAAQADTDAVVIVHDPWRATPAIGGHLSPHPGPCDRASVDARTDVATFTSAPLKQPLQVRGRPVLSLPASADQPGFDLCVALAVCPAGSAESRQISTGVARVIGEQALAETTYAIELQGLEACLQPGDRLRLSIAGACWPAIAVNPGTGSATCGPPSLDCRVISINLWLSAAELTIVPLIDQPER
- the glgB gene encoding 1,4-alpha-glucan branching protein GlgB, which encodes MVAAVLDWMIEDGRRLAECRHDHPFAILGPQPSDTGWTVRAWMPEADRVDLVVNGEVIGTQTPNHPWVFEAQLTQDPGQSYRLQVSRGGIHHEQNDPWAFRDEWMGEMDRHLFSQGNHHHIWRKMGAHLTTIAGVEGVMFCLWAPHARSVSVIGDLNSWDGRHHPMQQRTGGIWELFIPGIQEGALYKYEIRTQEGHCYQKADPYGFRHEVRPDTSSLVSRLDTFQWSDRSWMTARDSRNALDQPISVYEMHLGSWIHAAADQPFIEADGTPRAPVPAADLKPGARLLTYSELADRVIPYVKARGFTHIELMPITEHPFDGSWGYQVTGWYAPTSRFGSPDEFRAFVDRCHAEGIGVIIDWVPGHFPKDSHGLAFFDGTHLYEHADPRIGEHKEWGTLIFNYSRNEVRNFLVANLIFWFEQFHIDGIRVDAVASMLYRDYLRPDGEWLPNEHGGRENTEAVRFLQQANHVLFQHYPGALSIAEESTTWPMVTQPTDIGGLGFNLKWNMGWMHDMLDYFELDPWFRQFHQNNITFSIWYTYTENFMLALSHDEVVHGKSHLLHKMPGDDWQKYANTRALLAYMWTHPGKKTIFMGMEFGQRAEWNVWGDLQWDLLQYDPHQGVQRLVDDLNVLYKAEPALWRDDFDQYGFQWIDCNDNRHSVISFMRRESTSGTWLVVVANFTPQSHSHYRVGVPLAGFYAELFNTDAARYGGSNLGNMGGKHSEEWGIHGYDNSLDLCLPPLSVMVFKHDPKRSLEAKGAESSG
- a CDS encoding DUF4332 domain-containing protein; this translates as MSSAAPLRDLPQSFRDEQQALEAAGIATWGALLTLSDHQLSQLSRSGRASARNFKRLRGMAALVCHLELAPSDAALLMHAGIATVSALAASSPQDVVTRTGRLERQLRSGRPAVVDLAVARRWILAAQAWQPRN